A section of the Gemmatimonadaceae bacterium genome encodes:
- a CDS encoding DUF1289 domain-containing protein encodes MHAHPVPATSPCIKVCQLDLDGRCRGCGRTTQEIARWSYMTLEERQAVNARIGFRGHDERR; translated from the coding sequence ATGCACGCGCACCCCGTTCCCGCCACCTCCCCCTGCATCAAAGTCTGCCAACTCGATCTCGACGGGCGCTGCCGCGGCTGCGGCCGCACGACGCAGGAGATCGCCCGGTGGTCGTACATGACGCTGGAGGAGCGACAGGCGGTCAATGCCCGCATTGGCTTTCGCGGGCATGATGAGCGGCGATGA